The window ATTTTGAACCTGTCGTCATTAGCTGTAAACCTTCCGCCCAGCCGGGAATAATACCTGAAAGAGGCATTTTTATGTGGCCGCCTGCTTGAGAAGAATCGTCAAATACTTCCCCGGAAAGTAAACTTCCCTTGTAATTTACCGATACGATATCGTCCTATCGTCGGA is drawn from Treponema pedis and contains these coding sequences:
- a CDS encoding FKBP-type peptidyl-prolyl cis-trans isomerase, coding for MVSVNYKGSLLSGEVFDDSSQAGGHIKMPLSGIIPGWAEGLQLMTTGSKYKFYVPANLAYGEKGVVQQARQIIPPNAVLIFEIELVSITHPKEEPIKK